A genomic window from Amia ocellicauda isolate fAmiCal2 chromosome 15, fAmiCal2.hap1, whole genome shotgun sequence includes:
- the tmem60 gene encoding transmembrane protein 60 has translation MRMSLAQRVLLTWVFTLVFLIMLVLKLDEKVGWNWFLIFLPVWIFDAILLLMLAVKMAGRCKPGYDPRHGSQNLKKKAWYLVAMLLKLAFCLTLCARVEHLTDIKLVYVCIPLWALLVGAMVELGCNIFQDRRD, from the coding sequence ATGAGAATGTCCCTGGCACAGAGAGTGCTGCTCACCTGGGTCTTCACTCTGGTCTTCCTCATCATGCTGGTGCTGAAGCTGGACGAGAAGGTGGGCTGGAACTGGTTCCTCATCTTCCTGCCCGTGTGGATCTTCGACGCCATCCTGCTGCTCATGCTGGCGGTGAAGATGGCGGGCCGCTGCAAGCCGGGCTACGACCCCCGCCACGGCTCGCAGAACCTGAAGAAGAAGGCCTGGTACCTGGTGGCCATGCTGCTCAAGCTGGCCTTCTGCCTCACGCTGTGCGCCCGGGTGGAGCACCTGACAGACATCAAGCTGGTGTACGTGTGCATCCCGCTCTGGGCCCTCCTCGTCGGGGCCATGGTGGAGCTGGGCTGCAACATCTTCCAGGACCGCAGGGACTAG